Proteins from one Megalops cyprinoides isolate fMegCyp1 chromosome 11, fMegCyp1.pri, whole genome shotgun sequence genomic window:
- the LOC118785890 gene encoding arginine and glutamate-rich protein 1 gives MGRSRSRSSSRSKHSKSSKHSKKRSRSRSRSRDRERSKKRSKSREAKRNRRRESRSRSRSTTVSSRRDRERERASSPPERIDIFGRTLSKRSALDEKQKKEEEEKKAELERQRKIHQQEIEEKLIEEETARRVEELVAKRVEEELEKRKDEIEREVLRRVEEAKRIMERQLLEELERQRQAELAAQKAREEEEKSKREELEKILEENNRKIADAQAKLAEEQLKIVEEQRKIHEERMKLEQERQRQQKEEQKMILGKGKSRPKLSFTLKAAE, from the exons ATGGGCCGCTCCAGAAGTCGCAGCTCGTCCCGGTCTAAACACTCGAAAAGCAGCAAGCACAGCAAGAAACGGAGCCGCTCCCGATCGCGGtccagagacagggagaggtcCAAAAAGCGATCGAAGTCCCGGGAGGCAAAGAGGAACAGACGCCGGGAGTCGCGGTCTCGCTCCCGCTCAACCACTGTGTCGTCCCgcagagacagggaaagggagagagccTCGTCTCCGCCTGAAAGGATCGACATCTTCGGTCGGACGTTGAGCAAGAGGAGTGCCCTGGACGAAAAACagaagaaggaagaggaggagaaaaaggcCGAATtggaaagacagaggaagat CCACCAGCAGGAGATCGAGGAGAAGCTGATCGAGGAGGAGACGGCGCGGCGCgtggaggagctggtggccAAGCgtgtggaggaggagctggagaagcgGAAGGACGAGATCGAGCGGGAGGTGCTGCGCAGGGTGGAGGAGGCCAAGCGCATCATGGAGCGGCAGCTGCTGGAGGAACTGGAGCGCCAGAGGCAGGCGGAGCTGGCCGCCCAGAAGGCCAGAGAG GAGGAAGAAAAATCCAAaagggaggagctggagaaaatTTTGGAGGAGAATAACCGTAAGATCGCAGATGCTCAGGCCAAACTG GCTGAGGAGCAGTTGAAAATAGTGGAAGAGCAGAGAAAGATACACGAAGAGAGGATGAAATTAGAGCAGGAGAGGCAAAGGCAGCAGAAGGAGGAGCAGAAAATGATCCTGGGGAAGGGGAAATCCAGGCCTAAACTCTCGTTCACTTTAAAGGCGGCCGAGTGA
- the LOC118786127 gene encoding ephrin-B2a-like has protein sequence MNAIMGDSMWRYYFGVLVIACKVNLSRATILESIYWNTTNTKFVPGQGLVLYPQIGDKMDIVCPRVDGGVGEGVEYYKLYMVQRAQLESCTITKADTPLLNCVKPDQDVKFTLKFQEFSPNLWGLEFLKGRDYYIISTSNGTMEGLENHEGGVCKTKSMKIVMKVGQSPSDPVSSKDYPTRYPPKHPDGGGKDHGSKENDVVDKHDASQREGETDSKGGKPSSIIGSEVALFAGIASGSVIFIIIIIMLVLLLLKYRRRHRKHSPQHSATLSLSTLATPKRGSGGNNNGSEPSDIIIPLRTADSVFCPHYEKVSGDYGHPVYIVQEMPPQSPANIYYKV, from the exons ATGAATGCAATAATGGGGGACTCGATGTGGAGATACTATTTCGGAGTTTTGGTCATTGCGTGCAAGGTGAACCTGTCCCGTGCGACGATTTTAGAGTCCATCTACTGGAACACAACAAATACCAA ATTTGTCCCAGGCCAGGGTCTGGTCCTGTACCCCCAGATCGGGGATAAGATGGACATTGTGTGCCCGCGGGTGGACGGCGGGGTGGGCGAGGGGGTGGAGTATTACAAGCTGTACATGGTCCAGCGGGCGCAGCTGGAGAGCTGCACCATCACCAAAGCGGACACACCCCTGCTGAACTGCGTCAAGCCCGACCAGGACGTCAAGTTCACGCTCAAGTTCCAGGAATTCAGCCCTAACCTGTGGGGCCTGGAGTTTTTGAAGGGTCGGGACTACTACATCATCT ctacATCTAATGGCACCATGGAGGGGTTGGAGAACCATGAAGGGGGCGTGTGCAAGACCAAATCCATGAAGATCGTCATGAAAGTGGGGCAGA GTCCGTCCGATCCAGTTTCATCCAAAGATTACCCGACCAGGTACCCCCCGAAGCACCCGGACGGAGGAGGAAAGGACCACGGCAGTAAAGAGAATGATGTGGTGGATAAGCACG aCGCCTCGCAGAGAGAGGGCGAGACTGACAGCAAGGGCGGCAAGCCGTCCAGCATAATCGGCTCGGAGGTGGCGCTCTTCGCCGGCATCGCCTCAGGCAGCGtgatcttcatcatcatcatcatcatgctggtgctgctgctgctcaagTACCGGCGGCGGCACCGCAAGCACTCGCCCCAGCACTCCGCCACGCTCTCGCTGAGCACGCTGGCCACGCCCAAGCGCGGCAGCGGCGGCAATAACAACGGCTCCGAGCCCAGCGACATCATCATCCCGCTCAGGACTGCCGACAGCGTCTTCTGCCCGCACTACGAGAAGGTCAGCGGGGACTACGGCCACCCCGTCTATATAGTCCAGGAGATGCCCCCACAAAGCCCCGCCAACATCTACTACAAGGTCTGA